Part of the Paenibacillus wynnii genome is shown below.
TTCTGCCTCAGCCTGTGCCTGTGCGATTTTTTGTTTGGCTTCGATCTCAATTCGTCTAAGGTCATTTTCAGCCTTCAGCGCCTGCTGCTGGGCGACCTGCTTCGCTTCAATAGACTGATCGAAGGCCTCGGAGAATTTAAAGTTCACAATGTTAATATCGTTTACAACCAGATCATATTTGGCGAGCCTAGAGGTTAAGTGCTCGCTGATCTCAGCTGCTACCACATCTCTTCGTTTAATTAAATCTTCTGCAGGATATCTTGCTGTTACTTCCTTGACGATTTCCTGAATAGCCGGATTAATAATAACCGTATCAAAATTCCCGCCGATGTTATTCATCAGATTGTAGGCCGAGCTTTGATTAACTGAATAGTTCACAGCTACATGCGTAGATACGGGCTGTAGATCTTTCGAGGAGGCTGTTGTATCTGTCTCTGCTTTCGTTACCTGAGTGTTCACCTGAATAACCGTCTGGATGAAAGGTATTTTAAAATGGATACCCGGAGTTAGCGTATTATTGTTCAACTTACCGAATGTTTTGTACAACCCTACGTGCCCGTATTCTACAGATGTAAATGCATTTCCCCCAATAATCAGCACAATCAAGACTGCTGCTACACCGCTGACTAATTTCCCTGTACGAAATGGCTTGTTCTTTGGATTAATGTCCATATTCATGAAGAACCCTCCTGAGTGACGCTGAAGCCGTATTCTCTCTACAAGGGAAGCTGACTTCAACATTTGATATCACTATATACGGCTCTTGCTTTAAAAAGGTCTCAAATTTAGGGAGCAGATGGAAACCAAAGGATAAGACCCTCAGGTATAAGACTATACCTCTCGGTCTGTTTACCTCCTTGATAAGTCACCTCAAATACTTTATCCTCGGTCAGGTTCACAGAATAGGCTTTCAATGCTTCATTAATGTAGGTGACTTCTGCATGATCCTTATTCCAGCGGTATAGATATACATTCATCGGTGTTCCATGGATGGCAACCCCCTCAGGATAACCGTCTCGATCTAGATCCTGTTCACTGGCCATACCGGTATTTACAGTAAGGAGACCCTTAGGCACACCAGTATCATCCATAGAAAAGTATCGGGAAATTGCATGATTAGCACCCGCTACACCTGTTATCTTTAAAGCTGACTTCCCAAATATTCGGGTAGGTGTGATCTCAATATCCTCCGGTTTACGGTAGTCATAAGAACCGACAACACCTAATTCATACTGACTTTTCACGGTTGAAAGTGCGGCATACACATCTTTTTTATCATTCTTCTGTGTGTACAACGTAACTTCAAACCCATCAAAATTTTCAAATTTCTTATTTTCAATAATTGTTGCGCCTGAGGGTATCAGGTCTGACTTCTTCACGATTGGAGTATGTTCTACCGGTTTCCAGGGGAGTGTTATGAGTCCTGCAGCCCCGGCCGAGGTAGGAGAATGGACAGATATCCCAGTTATATGCCCCGCTTCTGGTTGGAGTTCTAGAAAAATAAATTTCCTTTCCCAGTGTCTCCCGCCATCCTTCGTTGTAAATAAAACAAACGGGTCATCGTTACTGTTTGATAGGAACCAGCCTTGCTTCTCATCAGCCATAGCAAACTGTGAAGGAGAAAATCCGGGCAGTTCCTGTTCCCCGTTCGTCCATGTCTTCCCACCGTCCTGAGTCCAGCCCACGGTATTCGGGATCTCACATGGAGCACAGTACCCGCTCATGAAGGCTGTTTTCCTATTGACGACATACAGAGTACCGGGTGAAGCCCCGCTGTTATTCGGCACACCGCTGTCCGTATTCTCTCTGAATCCAGGTGCCGTTCCTGCGCCTGCAGTAGAATGTTCGATTACAGGCTGCCACTTCCGTCCCCCATCGACTGTGTGAAATAAGGAATAAGAGGTCTGACTCATTCCTGAATCGCCCAGGCATTCAATCCATGCATCGTCCTTGCCTGCAGATCGAATGATGGCACCGCTGATAATGGTGTTCGAAAAACGCTTAACAACAGACCATGACTTCCCACCGTCTATCGCACGCATGAAATTGAAGGTATAGCTGGAGGGCTGCGTTACGGCCCAGCCATGGTCACGATCATGGAAATAAGCATCGTCCAAAAGCTTTTCCGGAATAGGAAGTTTGCTCCAGGTAGCTCCTCCGTCTAGGGTCATGGCATTAGCAGAGAAGCCTGTATCTTTAGAAATAAAATGAAGGAAGCCGCTATTGGGAGCCTGACCAACGAATGACCAAGTCTTCCCTCCGTCCACCGTCCGCAGTAACTGCGGAGTACTTTCGGGTTCAGTCACTGCCTCTGCCCACGCCAGTTTACTGTTCAGCGCAAATAAAGCGCGGATTGTACCTTGGCCCTTGTACTGCACTTGCCAGTCCGCACCTCCGTCATCGGTGCGGGCAATCCAGCCCTTGCCGCCGATCCAGCCGGCGCTAGGGCTAATCATCCGCAGCGCAGATATGCTGCGGATCGGGACTCCCGGCTTTGCATCGCCGGGAGTCGGAGACGCAACAGCCGCAGGAACATCCTGCGGCTGTTGCGTCTGTGCTGCTGAGCTGCCGAGCGGCTCAGCGGTTGGGGATTGGGCTGCGACGCCAGAAGAACCTGCGGGCCCGCGGCCCGCAGGTTTCTCGCCAGGCTGGCAGCCCGCAAGCAATCCCAGCATTAGCGTTGCCAGCAATGCTGCTGCCGTTCTTTTGCAAAGCTCAATCATATATACACTCCCTCTTATAATTGATGACTTAAAGATCACTTTAGAAGAATTATAAGTGAAGTTCAGTACGGTTAAGTTACTTAAATGAAGGAAATGGGTTACTACATTGTCTCTAAATATGTAAAAAATGAGGCTGTCTCATAAGTAGATTTTCTACAAGCAGAGACAGAACCTTTCCATATTCAAAAACTGAAAAAGTCAACAAAGCAGCGATTCTCCTGTTATTGGAGGATCGCTGCTCTCTCGTTTTTGGTCATTTGCAACTTGCTTCAGTAGATTGTGGGCAAGGGAAAGCCACCCGACCTCAAGCGTCACTTTTTCCATGCCGTGAAGCAGAAACCGCATTCTTTCACGAACAGGGCATGTACCTGCTCTTGCCATTTCACTTTATGTTTGCTGACTGCTTTGCCCCAAACAAAGGTGTAGCAATTTGGCATTCGCCTCGATTTTGGTTCCGTCCATACCCGCCGGGATAGATAGCGTCAGAGATGGTGTCGTCCAACCGATTGACGGCTGCGTTAACGACACGAACGAGGTGATTTTCCGGGATGTCTTCTTCAAGATCCATTGGGAAGCAAAGTTGGTGGTACCTCCCTTTTACCAAAAGAGCGATTTCTTTTTGCGATTTTTAAGAGAATTGTAGAAACTTTTTCCGCTCAAAGCAGCGGAGAGGACGGACTGATTGTGGAAAAGCGGCAGCGTTCGCCTTTGTGTCTGGATTTTTACCGCTAAGGAGAATAAATAAAATCTGGACACAACAGCGATTGGAACAACAGTCCGTTCGCGGAGCGTCCTCACCCCAATTAACGTTGATCTTACTCCAAAATAACAAGGGCTGACCCAAGTAGCCATTTCATGACTTTTGGAACAGCCCCCTCGTAATTAGCAAACATTAAAATCGGTATATACCGGAGGATTTCAAATCCGTGAAGAAGGTATTGAACTCCTCGATATTCAACTGCTGTGCGGCATCTGACAGTGCGGTTGCCGGATCTGGATGCACCTCGATCATGATCCCGTCAGCTCCCGCAGCCAGCGCTGCTTTTGCACAAGGAAGCATAATATCTTTGCGGCCTGTGGAATGGGTCACATCAACCAAGACAGGAAGATGGCTCTCCTGCTTCAGAATAGGAACAGCAGAAATATCCAGGGTATTGCGAGTCCACTTCTCATAGGTTCGAATACCGCGTTCTATTAGCATAACCTGTGTATTTCCACGAGACATAATGTACTCAGCAGCATGCAGGAATTCCTCAAGGGTAGCTGACAATCCGCGCTTCAGCAGCACCGGCTTATTCACTTCCCCAACGGCCTTCAACAGCTCGAAGTTATGCATATTCCGGGCACCGATCTGGATGATATCCACGTAATCCAAAGCAGCATCAATGTGTCTCGGGTCTACGATTTCACTGATAGTGAGCAAACCATGGTCATTCGCAGCTTCCCGAAGGATTCTCAACCCATCCATTCCAAGACCTTGGAAATCGTAGGGTGAAGTACGGGGCTTGAAGGCGCCACCACGCATTACTTTTACGCCGGCCTTCTGCAGGGCAGCAGCGACCGTCCGGGTTTGCAGTTCACTCTCTATAGAACAAGGTCCCGCCACCATAAGTGAAGATAGACCTCCTACGGTAATATCTCCTGGCAGGACAACAACGGTATCCTCTTTATGCCCTTTACGGCTTACTAGCAGAGTTTTCTTATGTTCATCACTTTGTAAATCCAAAGAAGCCTGAAAGATTTGCTTGAAGAGGCTGCGTATCGTTGCATTCGTGAAAGGCCCTTTATTGGCCGAAACCAATCGGTCCAGCATTTGTTTTTCCCGCTCTGGATCGAACTTAGGTACGCCCTGCTTCTCCTTCACTACTCCGATTTCCTGAACGATCTCTGCACGCTCAGAAATAAGCTCCAGCAGCTGCCCATTAATTTCATCCAGACGATTTCTAAGCCCATCCAATTCTACATTGCTCATTACCTTCCACTCCCTCTTCTTCATTCGATATTTAGTGAACGCAAAAAGGCCCCCCGTCGCAAGGGACGAGGAGCCGTGGTACCACCCTTATTTAGAATAAATCCCTAATACTGGCAAACAAGAAACCTTTAGGTTCCCGTTACCTGAGATTTTACTCTGTCTTTCACCCGTTAACGCGGGGCGCGAACCTCCCTACTCATGCTCTTAGTGAACTGCAGAGCACTTCAGGGGTCGACTCGGAAGTGAACTTCGGCATTCATCGTCTCTTGAGGGTGCTCTCAGTCTCCGGCACACCTTCCCTGTTCAGATCCGTTCGAATGCTTACTCTCTTCGTCATTGTCCTTAGGTATATATTAGCACCTTCTTTGGTGCTGGTTCCTGATATCTTAATGGAAAAAAGATTGTCCTGCAAGACAACGATGTAACGCTTTACCGCTTTAATGTTTATATATTTTTGGAGATTTGTCGTACAAGCAAGTTTGTCCGAATAGGTTATTACATAACTCTATTGGACAAAGAGGGGGAGGACGCTTGAACACTATATTAGGATATATCATCCTGGGTCTATCGCTTTCGGCACCGATCGGACCCATTAATGCCGCACAGCTCGACAAGGGAATCCGCGGGGGTTTTTGGCATGCCTGGTTTGTGGGGCTTGGAGCCATAAGTGCAGATATCATTTACATGATACTTGTCTATTTGGGTGTGATCCATTTGCTCGAGACACCGTATGTTAAAGCTTTTTTATGGATATTCGGCTTTCTTGTGCTCGTGTATACAGGTATTGAGAGTATGAAAGATGCCGGCAAGATCACACCGGCTAATGTACGGGGAAATACAGGCTCTTTAGGTAAATCCCTTCTATCTGGATTCCTAATGTCCTTATCAAACCCGCTTTCTATTCTATTCTGGTTAGGGATCTACGGTTCCATCCTGGCGGAGGCCGCGAACGAATATCCTATGCGCCAGTTGTTGATTTATAGTGGAGCTATCGTATTGGGTATCCTGATCTGGGATATTACCATGGCTGCGGCCTCGAGCATCTTCCGTAAGTTGCTGACCCTTAGAGTGCTGAAAGGCATTTCCATGCTGTCCGGCCTGTCTTTGGTCGGGTTTGGTATCTATTTTGGAGTAGAGGCTTGCCGCATGTTGTTTTTCTCCTAAAGCTTGCTTTTACGCATCCGAATTCCTTTAATTCGAAAGCCGGGGCCGCCTGCTAAATGTCGGTACTCTTCCACAGAGTCGTCTTTTTCGTCTTCTTTAGGCGAGTCATCGTCTGCATGCTTTTTTCGAATATGCTGCACGATGAGGTCACAGATCCCAATCAATGAGACAAGCAGCAGACTGATAAAGAAACCCGGGCGGCTGAGCTTATGAAAGAGAGTACCTGTTACTGCCGCACTAATCAAAAGCAGCCCGGTCCATCGTTTAAATCCGCTCCATACGCTAGACTTCAGCAACTTTCCTGAAGAAAGCAAAATAAAGGACCAGTTATAGAGCAGCATCAAGCCTGCCGCAGTTGTAATATATTCATACACTTTTCCCGGCATCAGCAGGGACATAACGATGGCTGCAATTAGTCCGCTGGAGATTAGGCATAGAGCAAAAAACGGGTATTTTTTCTTCCACTTATGGGAGAAAAGTTTAGGGGCATCCCCTTCCTTCGCCAATGTGAGCAGCATGGAAGTCACCGCGTACAGCGATGCAGTCATGGTCGAGAATCCGGCAATAATCAGCACTCCGTTAAATACATGAGGGATAAACACCAGATGATCGCTTCTGAGCGCCAGGACAAATGGACTTTCCTTAGGATTAAAAACATGCAGAGGCACCATGGTCACTGCCAAGCCGATGGAGATTGCATAGACAGTCGCCAGCAGAATCAGCATCACTTTACCTGCCTTGGGAGCTTCCTCCGGCTTTTTCAGCCGGTATGACATAATTCCCAGCACCTCAATGCCGCCGTAAGCATAGTAGGCAAAGATAAGGGACGACCATAATCCAAGGCCACCTGTTGGAAAGATGTCTTTGGTGGTGATTGGGAGCTTAGGTGTATACACGCCTCCTCCAATCCAGCCAGCCAGTAGAGCAACTGCAATCACCAGAAACATGAGTATTGCCGCTACTTTTATAACTGCCAGCACATCCTCAACCCTGTCAAAACCTTTATTTCCGAAAAAGACAATCAGAAGACCAAGAACTCCGAAGCCTATTGCAAAAATCCACATGTGTATGTTAGGGAACCAGAATCGTGAAAAAATAGAGAGTGCCGTCAATTGACTTCCCATAATCAGCAGCTCCGAGAACCAGTACAGCCACCCGCTTCCGAAACCTGCCCAGTTTCCAAATGCTTTCTTGGCATAGGTACGGAAAGATCCCTGTTCTGGATGCTCAGCAGTCATACGTGCCAAAGCATCGAACACTACATAGGTTCCCGCAGCCGCCAAAAGGTAGGAAATAATAACCGCGGGGCCCCCAATCTCAATCGCTAAACTGGAGCCGAGAAAATAACCTGTACCAATTGTACCCGCCACACCAAGTAAGGAGAGCTGCCACCACTTTAGCTTTTGATCCTCTTTCTTACTTTTTGCACCTTTAGTCATGGAGATACCTCACTCTTTTATTTATTGCTTGTAGGGTACACCACTTTCTAAATTTTAATTCTTCACTCTACAAATCCCGCCGCCAACAAAAAAGAGGAATCCCACAACCATCATAGATGGCTTATTGGATCCCTCTTATTTTGATTTTAAAAAAATTTATTAATGACTGCGCTGATCGCATCATTTTTCACCGGCTTGCTGATATAGTCATCCATACCCGCTTCGAGACAGTGCTCCCGGTCTCCCTTTAAGGCATTGGCTGTCACCGCCACTATAATCGGCTGCTGCTCAGGTGGCAGACTTGTCTTAATTACTCTCGTAGCCTCCAGACCATTCATTCGAGGCATCTGAACATCCATAAAGATGAGATCATAAGTATCGGAGGCTAATGCCTG
Proteins encoded:
- a CDS encoding WD40/YVTN/BNR-like repeat-containing protein, with amino-acid sequence MIELCKRTAAALLATLMLGLLAGCQPGEKPAGRGPAGSSGVAAQSPTAEPLGSSAAQTQQPQDVPAAVASPTPGDAKPGVPIRSISALRMISPSAGWIGGKGWIARTDDGGADWQVQYKGQGTIRALFALNSKLAWAEAVTEPESTPQLLRTVDGGKTWSFVGQAPNSGFLHFISKDTGFSANAMTLDGGATWSKLPIPEKLLDDAYFHDRDHGWAVTQPSSYTFNFMRAIDGGKSWSVVKRFSNTIISGAIIRSAGKDDAWIECLGDSGMSQTSYSLFHTVDGGRKWQPVIEHSTAGAGTAPGFRENTDSGVPNNSGASPGTLYVVNRKTAFMSGYCAPCEIPNTVGWTQDGGKTWTNGEQELPGFSPSQFAMADEKQGWFLSNSNDDPFVLFTTKDGGRHWERKFIFLELQPEAGHITGISVHSPTSAGAAGLITLPWKPVEHTPIVKKSDLIPSGATIIENKKFENFDGFEVTLYTQKNDKKDVYAALSTVKSQYELGVVGSYDYRKPEDIEITPTRIFGKSALKITGVAGANHAISRYFSMDDTGVPKGLLTVNTGMASEQDLDRDGYPEGVAIHGTPMNVYLYRWNKDHAEVTYINEALKAYSVNLTEDKVFEVTYQGGKQTERYSLIPEGLILWFPSAP
- a CDS encoding amino acid permease, yielding MTKGAKSKKEDQKLKWWQLSLLGVAGTIGTGYFLGSSLAIEIGGPAVIISYLLAAAGTYVVFDALARMTAEHPEQGSFRTYAKKAFGNWAGFGSGWLYWFSELLIMGSQLTALSIFSRFWFPNIHMWIFAIGFGVLGLLIVFFGNKGFDRVEDVLAVIKVAAILMFLVIAVALLAGWIGGGVYTPKLPITTKDIFPTGGLGLWSSLIFAYYAYGGIEVLGIMSYRLKKPEEAPKAGKVMLILLATVYAISIGLAVTMVPLHVFNPKESPFVLALRSDHLVFIPHVFNGVLIIAGFSTMTASLYAVTSMLLTLAKEGDAPKLFSHKWKKKYPFFALCLISSGLIAAIVMSLLMPGKVYEYITTAAGLMLLYNWSFILLSSGKLLKSSVWSGFKRWTGLLLISAAVTGTLFHKLSRPGFFISLLLVSLIGICDLIVQHIRKKHADDDSPKEDEKDDSVEEYRHLAGGPGFRIKGIRMRKSKL
- a CDS encoding prohibitin family protein; the encoded protein is MNMDINPKNKPFRTGKLVSGVAAVLIVLIIGGNAFTSVEYGHVGLYKTFGKLNNNTLTPGIHFKIPFIQTVIQVNTQVTKAETDTTASSKDLQPVSTHVAVNYSVNQSSAYNLMNNIGGNFDTVIINPAIQEIVKEVTARYPAEDLIKRRDVVAAEISEHLTSRLAKYDLVVNDINIVNFKFSEAFDQSIEAKQVAQQQALKAENDLRRIEIEAKQKIAQAQAEAESLRLKKQEVTPELVQLKQIEVSEKALEKWDGKLPSVTGGATPFIDIDSLTQK
- a CDS encoding LysE family translocator, whose protein sequence is MNTILGYIILGLSLSAPIGPINAAQLDKGIRGGFWHAWFVGLGAISADIIYMILVYLGVIHLLETPYVKAFLWIFGFLVLVYTGIESMKDAGKITPANVRGNTGSLGKSLLSGFLMSLSNPLSILFWLGIYGSILAEAANEYPMRQLLIYSGAIVLGILIWDITMAAASSIFRKLLTLRVLKGISMLSGLSLVGFGIYFGVEACRMLFFS
- a CDS encoding bifunctional 3-deoxy-7-phosphoheptulonate synthase/chorismate mutase, which codes for MSNVELDGLRNRLDEINGQLLELISERAEIVQEIGVVKEKQGVPKFDPEREKQMLDRLVSANKGPFTNATIRSLFKQIFQASLDLQSDEHKKTLLVSRKGHKEDTVVVLPGDITVGGLSSLMVAGPCSIESELQTRTVAAALQKAGVKVMRGGAFKPRTSPYDFQGLGMDGLRILREAANDHGLLTISEIVDPRHIDAALDYVDIIQIGARNMHNFELLKAVGEVNKPVLLKRGLSATLEEFLHAAEYIMSRGNTQVMLIERGIRTYEKWTRNTLDISAVPILKQESHLPVLVDVTHSTGRKDIMLPCAKAALAAGADGIMIEVHPDPATALSDAAQQLNIEEFNTFFTDLKSSGIYRF